One Cellulosimicrobium protaetiae genomic region harbors:
- a CDS encoding ABC transporter permease — translation MRGLPRWVLVPALLGALFVVVPVVAMVARVELAPGPDGTGGFWALVTSPAALDALGLSLRTALVATLCCVLLGTPMALVLARTTFPGQRVARALVLLPLVLPPVVGGIALLHTFGRRGLIGQHLEVLGIEIAFTTTAVVLAQTFVALPFLVLSLEGALRTQDTRLEDVAATLGARPTTVLRRVTLPRVLPGLLSGAVLAFARALGEFGATITFAGALQGVTQTLPLEIYLQRSADPDAAVALSFVLVVVAVLITAAVHGPRVLGGPDARTARPRRGARGARAAGTLPDAGPVVREDVSPASAPAPAAAPAPRDDAAPAALAVRALVPERGLDVDLTLAPGEVVAVLGANGAGKSTLVQVVAGLLPPGDAHDARVAVGDDDVTRVAPRRRRLAWLSQRPLLFENLSVEDNVAFGPRARGVPRARARREARAALGHVGAADLATRRSTDLSGGQAQRVAIARALVTDPRVLLLDEPLASLDVGVAQHVRSVLHHAQRDRPRTTLLVTHDLLDVLLLADRVVVLEDGRVVEDGPVDRVLTRPRSRFAARLAGVNLLAGSVVHVAVPEPVTVGSLGTGPGRQGSGGADAALVPTEAGPDEEAAAREATLAVDGTQVRVRGTADEPLAAGDGAVAVFEPRTVAVHRATPEGSPRNAYRVVVTSVEPHGPLLRVWGRVTGEGTGDPAAGATTVVGHDAPHLAADLTPRAVAELRLVPGERVWFVVKAAEVRVHPR, via the coding sequence ATGCGCGGGCTCCCGCGCTGGGTCCTCGTCCCCGCGCTGCTCGGCGCGCTGTTCGTCGTCGTCCCCGTGGTGGCGATGGTCGCGCGCGTCGAGCTGGCGCCGGGGCCGGACGGGACCGGCGGCTTCTGGGCCCTCGTGACGTCCCCGGCCGCGCTCGACGCGCTCGGCCTGTCCCTGCGCACCGCGCTCGTCGCGACGCTGTGCTGCGTGCTGCTCGGCACGCCCATGGCGCTCGTCCTCGCGCGCACGACGTTCCCCGGGCAGCGCGTCGCGCGCGCCCTCGTGCTGCTGCCGCTCGTCCTGCCGCCCGTGGTCGGCGGCATCGCGCTGCTCCACACGTTCGGGCGCCGCGGGCTGATCGGCCAGCACCTCGAGGTGCTGGGGATCGAGATCGCGTTCACCACGACGGCCGTGGTCCTGGCCCAGACGTTCGTGGCGCTGCCGTTCCTCGTGCTGAGCCTCGAGGGCGCGCTGCGCACGCAGGACACGCGCCTCGAGGACGTCGCCGCGACGCTCGGCGCCCGCCCGACGACGGTGCTGCGCCGCGTCACGCTCCCCCGCGTCCTGCCGGGGCTGCTGTCGGGCGCGGTGCTCGCGTTCGCGCGGGCGCTCGGGGAGTTCGGCGCGACCATCACCTTCGCGGGCGCGCTCCAGGGCGTCACGCAGACCCTGCCGCTCGAGATCTACCTCCAGCGCAGCGCCGACCCGGACGCCGCCGTCGCGCTCTCGTTCGTGCTCGTCGTCGTCGCGGTGCTCATCACGGCGGCCGTCCACGGTCCGCGCGTGCTCGGCGGCCCGGACGCCCGGACGGCCCGCCCGCGGCGAGGCGCCCGCGGGGCCCGCGCGGCGGGCACCCTGCCCGACGCCGGCCCGGTCGTCCGGGAGGACGTCTCGCCCGCGAGCGCTCCGGCACCCGCCGCGGCGCCGGCGCCGCGCGACGATGCAGCCCCCGCCGCACTCGCCGTGCGTGCCCTCGTGCCGGAGCGCGGGCTCGACGTCGACCTCACCCTCGCGCCGGGCGAGGTCGTCGCGGTGCTCGGTGCGAACGGCGCGGGCAAGTCGACGCTCGTGCAGGTCGTCGCAGGCCTCCTCCCACCCGGCGACGCGCACGACGCCCGGGTCGCCGTCGGGGACGACGACGTCACGCGGGTCGCGCCGCGCCGTCGCCGGCTCGCGTGGCTGAGCCAGCGGCCGCTGCTGTTCGAGAACCTGTCGGTCGAGGACAACGTCGCGTTCGGCCCCCGGGCACGGGGCGTGCCGCGCGCCCGCGCCCGGCGCGAGGCCCGGGCCGCGCTGGGGCACGTCGGCGCCGCCGACCTCGCGACCCGGCGCTCGACCGACCTCTCCGGCGGGCAGGCGCAGCGCGTCGCGATCGCCCGGGCGCTCGTCACCGACCCGCGCGTGCTCCTGCTCGACGAGCCGCTCGCCTCGCTCGACGTCGGCGTCGCGCAGCACGTGCGGTCGGTGCTGCACCACGCGCAGCGCGACCGACCCCGCACGACGCTCCTGGTGACCCACGACCTGCTCGACGTGCTGCTGCTGGCGGACCGCGTCGTCGTGCTGGAGGACGGCCGCGTCGTCGAGGACGGCCCGGTGGACCGGGTCCTCACGCGCCCGCGGTCCCGGTTCGCGGCCCGCCTCGCGGGCGTCAACCTGCTCGCGGGGAGCGTCGTGCACGTCGCCGTGCCGGAGCCCGTCACGGTGGGGAGCCTCGGGACGGGGCCGGGCAGGCAGGGCTCCGGCGGGGCGGACGCGGCTCTCGTCCCGACCGAGGCGGGACCGGACGAGGAGGCCGCCGCACGCGAGGCGACCCTCGCCGTCGACGGCACGCAGGTCCGTGTGCGCGGGACGGCGGACGAGCCGCTCGCCGCCGGGGACGGGGCCGTCGCGGTGTTCGAGCCGCGCACGGTCGCCGTCCACCGGGCGACGCCCGAGGGCAGTCCCCGCAACGCGTACCGGGTGGTCGTCACGAGCGTCGAGCCGCACGGTCCGCTGCTGCGCGTGTGGGGGCGCGTGACCGGCGAGGGCACGGGCGACCCGGCCGCGGGGGCGACGACCGTCGTCGGGCACGACGCCCCGCACCTGGCTGCGGACCTCACGCCGCGAGCCGTCGCCGAGCTGCGCCTGGTCCCGGGCGAGCGCGTCTGGTTCGTCGTCAAGGCGGCCGAGGTCCGCGTCCACCCCCGCTGA
- the modA gene encoding molybdate ABC transporter substrate-binding protein has product MSASARPRTTTRTTASRRRARGALAGLGTAVLVAALAACGTGGGAREDVASSDGATDPASTPAEERTLTVLAAASLRDVFTDLAGDFEAEHEGVTVALSFAGSSDLGDQILAGAPADVFASADERTMTRVVDAGDASDPVAFATNTLTVVTPPGNPAGVETFADLARDDVKVVVCAPEVPCGGATDTVAEAAGVTIHRVSEEANVTDVLAKVTSGEADAGLVYVTDATLAGDAVDVVDVPETDAALNVYPIALVAAAEEAGPEQVALARAWVDLVTGDAGQAALAAAGFGAPDAATP; this is encoded by the coding sequence GTGAGCGCGTCCGCACGCCCCCGCACGACCACCCGCACGACCGCCTCCCGCCGCCGCGCCCGAGGAGCCCTCGCCGGGCTCGGGACGGCGGTCCTCGTCGCCGCGCTCGCCGCGTGCGGCACGGGCGGGGGCGCCCGGGAGGACGTCGCGTCGTCGGACGGCGCCACGGACCCCGCGAGCACTCCGGCCGAGGAGCGCACGCTCACGGTCCTCGCCGCGGCGTCGCTCCGCGACGTGTTCACGGACCTCGCGGGCGACTTCGAGGCCGAGCACGAGGGCGTGACCGTGGCGCTGTCGTTCGCCGGGTCGTCCGACCTGGGCGACCAGATCCTCGCCGGGGCGCCGGCCGACGTCTTCGCGTCCGCAGACGAGCGCACCATGACCCGGGTCGTCGACGCGGGCGACGCGTCCGACCCCGTCGCGTTCGCGACGAACACGCTGACGGTCGTCACCCCGCCCGGCAACCCCGCGGGCGTCGAGACGTTCGCCGACCTCGCGCGCGACGACGTCAAGGTCGTCGTGTGCGCGCCGGAGGTCCCGTGCGGCGGCGCGACCGACACGGTCGCCGAGGCGGCGGGCGTCACGATCCACCGCGTGAGCGAGGAGGCCAACGTCACCGACGTGCTCGCCAAGGTGACGTCGGGCGAGGCCGACGCCGGACTCGTGTACGTCACGGACGCGACGCTCGCGGGCGACGCCGTCGACGTGGTCGACGTGCCCGAGACCGACGCCGCGCTCAACGTCTACCCGATCGCGCTCGTCGCGGCGGCCGAGGAGGCCGGCCCGGAGCAGGTCGCGCTCGCGCGGGCGTGGGTCGACCTCGTGACCGGCGACGCCGGGCAGGCCGCGCTCGCCGCCGCGGGCTTCGGCGCCCCTGACGCGGCGACGCCGTGA
- a CDS encoding TOBE domain-containing protein: MPHFRIREAAGLLGVSDDTVRRWVDAGDLAASADDAGRKVVDGAELARFAVAQSHPTPDPSGVARSARNRFVGIVTGVVSDAVMSQVEMLCGGQRVVSLMSTEAVRELRLEPGSLAVAVVKATTVIVETPGGTA, encoded by the coding sequence ATGCCGCACTTTCGGATTCGCGAGGCCGCAGGCCTGCTCGGGGTGAGTGACGACACCGTCCGACGCTGGGTCGATGCCGGGGACCTCGCCGCGAGCGCCGACGACGCCGGGCGCAAGGTCGTCGACGGCGCGGAGCTCGCGCGCTTCGCCGTCGCCCAGTCGCACCCGACGCCCGACCCGTCCGGCGTGGCGCGCTCGGCGCGCAACCGGTTCGTCGGGATCGTGACGGGCGTCGTGAGCGACGCCGTCATGTCCCAGGTCGAGATGCTCTGCGGGGGTCAGCGCGTGGTCTCGCTCATGAGCACCGAGGCCGTGCGCGAGCTGCGCCTCGAGCCCGGGAGCCTGGCCGTCGCGGTCGTCAAGGCGACGACCGTCATCGTCGAGACCCCGGGAGGAACCGCGTGA
- a CDS encoding acyl-CoA thioester hydrolase/BAAT C-terminal domain-containing protein → MALRRRARPAAVPADRRGALAVLAAAVVALTLTACTAGAAPDDPTTAPTSGTPTDGPTPTSEVTTRETASEGFPGVYAVPDGLSADDPRPAVLAFGGSEGGSETGRMVAEAVAGLGYPALGIGYFKGVDQPSSLEEVPAETFLDALAWLREQPGVDGDAVLAFGVSRGGEMALWLAANRPELVHGAIAPVGADAVMCGYPDFSRSAWTLDGEPLPCSSDVHAQTAASPEARIPLEGIDGPVVLACGTEDELWDSCAFLRRAESSLADRDAGTTVAIRGDGASHFVATPPWLDQPWGDPDTETEDLDVRRQLWTAVDEALASLDS, encoded by the coding sequence ATGGCCCTGCGACGACGCGCCCGTCCCGCCGCCGTCCCCGCGGATCGACGGGGGGCGCTCGCCGTCCTCGCGGCCGCCGTCGTCGCCCTCACGCTCACCGCGTGCACCGCGGGCGCGGCGCCCGACGACCCGACCACGGCCCCGACGTCGGGCACGCCCACCGACGGGCCGACACCGACGTCCGAGGTCACGACCCGGGAGACCGCGTCGGAGGGGTTCCCCGGGGTCTACGCGGTCCCGGACGGGCTCTCCGCCGACGACCCACGGCCCGCCGTCCTCGCGTTCGGCGGGTCGGAGGGCGGGTCGGAGACCGGGCGGATGGTCGCCGAGGCGGTCGCCGGCCTCGGGTACCCCGCGCTCGGCATCGGCTACTTCAAGGGTGTGGACCAGCCGTCGTCGCTCGAGGAGGTGCCGGCCGAGACGTTCCTCGACGCCCTCGCCTGGCTCCGGGAGCAGCCGGGCGTGGACGGCGACGCCGTCCTCGCGTTCGGCGTCTCGCGCGGCGGAGAGATGGCGCTGTGGCTCGCGGCGAACCGGCCGGAGCTCGTGCACGGTGCGATCGCCCCGGTCGGCGCCGACGCCGTGATGTGCGGGTACCCGGACTTCTCGCGCTCTGCCTGGACGCTGGACGGGGAGCCCCTCCCGTGCTCCTCGGACGTGCACGCGCAGACCGCGGCGAGCCCAGAGGCCCGGATCCCGCTCGAGGGGATCGACGGTCCGGTCGTGCTCGCGTGCGGCACCGAGGACGAGCTCTGGGACTCGTGCGCGTTCCTGCGGCGCGCGGAGAGCAGTCTCGCGGACCGTGACGCCGGGACGACCGTCGCGATCCGGGGCGACGGAGCGAGCCACTTCGTCGCGACGCCGCCCTGGCTGGACCAGCCCTGGGGCGACCCCGACACGGAGACGGAGGACCTCGACGTCCGCCGCCAGCTCTGGACGGCCGTCGACGAGGCGCTCGCGTCGCTCGACTCCTGA
- a CDS encoding GNAT family N-acetyltransferase has product MSETTTRADVRVAVEDPTAEDVLALLQEHLDDMHATSPPESVHALDVERLRASDITFVTARATDGGLLGCGALKQHDATLGELKSMRTTAAARGRGVAATVLAHLLDVARDRGLDRVSLETGTEDYFAPARRLYVRHGFEPCAPFADYTDDPNSAYLTIALA; this is encoded by the coding sequence GTGAGCGAGACGACGACCCGGGCGGACGTGCGCGTCGCCGTCGAGGACCCGACGGCCGAGGACGTGCTGGCGCTGCTGCAGGAGCACCTGGACGACATGCACGCGACGTCGCCGCCGGAGAGCGTCCACGCGCTGGACGTGGAGCGGCTGCGCGCGTCGGACATCACGTTCGTCACCGCGCGCGCCACGGACGGCGGGCTCCTGGGGTGCGGCGCGCTCAAGCAGCACGACGCGACGCTGGGCGAGCTCAAGTCGATGCGCACGACGGCCGCCGCGCGGGGCCGGGGCGTCGCCGCCACGGTCCTCGCGCACCTGCTCGACGTCGCGCGCGACCGGGGCCTCGACCGCGTGAGCCTGGAGACGGGTACGGAGGACTACTTCGCGCCCGCCCGAAGGCTCTACGTCCGCCACGGCTTCGAGCCGTGCGCGCCGTTCGCCGACTACACGGACGACCCGAACAGCGCGTACCTGACGATCGCGCTCGCCTGA
- a CDS encoding DoxX family protein, which produces MSTTAPTTAGRPRAVRPSASSTTPPAPRRVAVLTERLTGHVDTAVTATARFLTRWSVPALRVALGLVFLGFGVLKFFPGASPAESIAARTVETLTFGLVGGTAAVIFTAVLETFIGLTLITGRLLRTGLVALAVAMAGILSPIVLFADELFGDGVTLLGQYVLKDVVLVTGAAVVAAVALGARLKLDA; this is translated from the coding sequence ATGTCCACCACCGCCCCGACGACCGCCGGCCGTCCCCGCGCCGTCCGCCCGTCCGCGTCGTCGACCACGCCCCCTGCCCCGCGCCGCGTCGCCGTCCTGACCGAGCGTCTGACCGGTCACGTCGACACGGCCGTCACCGCGACCGCGCGGTTCCTCACCCGCTGGTCCGTCCCCGCGCTGCGCGTCGCCCTCGGGCTCGTGTTCCTCGGGTTCGGCGTCCTGAAGTTCTTCCCCGGTGCGAGCCCGGCGGAGTCGATCGCGGCACGGACCGTCGAGACGCTCACGTTCGGCCTCGTCGGCGGGACGGCGGCGGTGATCTTCACCGCGGTCCTCGAGACGTTCATCGGCCTGACCCTCATCACGGGCAGGCTGCTGCGCACCGGGCTGGTCGCGCTCGCCGTCGCGATGGCCGGCATCCTGTCGCCGATCGTGCTGTTCGCCGACGAGCTCTTCGGCGACGGCGTGACCCTCCTGGGCCAGTACGTCCTCAAGGACGTCGTGCTCGTCACCGGCGCGGCCGTCGTCGCCGCGGTCGCCCTCGGTGCCCGGCTCAAGCTCGACGCATGA
- the narI gene encoding respiratory nitrate reductase subunit gamma, whose translation MSGVSTGEILLWVVFPYVTFAVFVVGSIWRYRYDKFGWTTRSSELYEKRLLRLGSPLFHFGLLFVILGHLMGLVIPKSWTEAVGIKEVAYHFVATYMGSIAAVALVAGLLILIYRRRTTGPVFRATTRMDKTMYVFLAASILLGSWATVQTQLLAGGHGYDYRETISPWFRSLWYLQPQPALMEGVPAAFQLHIVAANLLFILWPFTRLVHAFSAPAPYLFRPYVVYRSREASVAARAPRPGWDPSERPRGR comes from the coding sequence ATGAGCGGGGTGAGCACGGGCGAGATCCTGCTGTGGGTCGTGTTCCCGTACGTGACGTTCGCGGTGTTCGTCGTGGGGTCGATCTGGCGGTACCGGTACGACAAGTTCGGCTGGACCACGCGGTCGAGCGAGCTCTACGAGAAGCGGCTGCTGCGGCTCGGCTCGCCGCTGTTCCACTTCGGGCTGCTGTTCGTGATCCTCGGGCACCTCATGGGGCTGGTCATCCCCAAGTCGTGGACGGAGGCGGTGGGCATCAAGGAGGTCGCCTACCACTTCGTCGCCACGTACATGGGGTCGATCGCGGCGGTCGCGCTCGTCGCCGGGCTGCTCATCCTCATCTACCGACGCCGCACCACGGGACCCGTCTTCCGCGCGACGACGCGCATGGACAAGACCATGTACGTGTTCCTCGCGGCGTCGATCCTGCTCGGGTCGTGGGCGACCGTGCAGACGCAGCTCCTCGCCGGCGGCCACGGGTACGACTACCGGGAGACGATCTCCCCCTGGTTCCGCTCGCTCTGGTACCTCCAGCCGCAGCCCGCGCTCATGGAGGGCGTGCCCGCGGCGTTCCAGCTCCACATCGTCGCCGCCAACCTGCTGTTCATCCTGTGGCCGTTCACGCGGCTCGTGCACGCGTTCTCCGCGCCCGCGCCGTACCTGTTCCGCCCGTACGTCGTGTACCGGTCGCGCGAGGCCTCGGTCGCCGCGCGCGCCCCGCGGCCCGGCTGGGACCCCTCGGAGCGCCCGCGCGGGCGATGA
- the narJ gene encoding nitrate reductase molybdenum cofactor assembly chaperone, with translation MRTRSLLPTPALRPGARPRGPQPDHLAPVAASGTQRRTTHMAASVLLAYPDADLLDAADAVRASTPGLPPPVRERLDAFCGVLQACADPQDLRDLQSRYVATFDLKRKCAMYLSYYAAGDTRRRGTALVAFVEAYRAAGWEVTGSELPDYLPTVLEFSARTQGDDATIAAGLLASHRDGIEVLRTALESMASPWTGLVEAVCLTLPPLDERTQQRYVELVTAGPPAELVGMEPFALEPYGAGADRTGGAVR, from the coding sequence ATGAGGACGCGCTCGCTGCTCCCGACCCCGGCTCTGCGTCCCGGGGCGCGCCCCCGCGGGCCGCAGCCCGACCACCTGGCTCCCGTCGCGGCGTCGGGCACCCAGCGACGCACGACCCACATGGCGGCGTCCGTCCTGCTCGCCTACCCCGACGCGGACCTGCTCGACGCGGCCGACGCCGTCCGGGCGTCGACGCCGGGACTGCCCCCGCCCGTCCGCGAGCGCCTCGACGCGTTCTGCGGGGTGCTGCAGGCGTGCGCGGACCCGCAGGACCTGCGCGACCTCCAGTCGCGCTACGTCGCGACGTTCGACCTCAAGCGCAAGTGCGCGATGTACCTGTCGTACTACGCCGCGGGTGACACCCGGCGGCGCGGGACCGCGCTCGTCGCGTTCGTCGAGGCGTACCGGGCCGCGGGCTGGGAGGTCACGGGCTCGGAGCTGCCGGACTACCTGCCGACCGTGCTCGAGTTCTCGGCCCGCACGCAGGGCGACGACGCGACGATCGCGGCGGGGCTGCTCGCCTCGCACCGCGACGGGATCGAGGTGCTGCGGACCGCGCTGGAGAGCATGGCGAGCCCGTGGACCGGCCTGGTCGAGGCGGTGTGCCTCACGCTGCCGCCGCTCGACGAGCGGACGCAGCAGCGGTACGTCGAGCTCGTGACGGCGGGACCGCCCGCCGAGCTCGTGGGGATGGAGCCGTTCGCGCTGGAGCCGTACGGTGCCGGGGCCGACCGAACCGGAGGTGCGGTGCGATGA
- the narH gene encoding nitrate reductase subunit beta has product MRVMAQMSMVMNLDKCIGCHTCSVTCKQAWTNRTGVEYVWFNNVETRPGLGYPRTYQDQDRWQGGWVRTKKGKLKLRAGGRLKKLATIFSNPVLPSIHDYYEPWTYEYDMLLSAPQGAHTPVARPKSLLTGKDMNISWSANWDDDLAGSTATMDQDPILQHMSEHVATELDKTFMFYLPRICEHCLNPACVASCPSGAMYKRAEDGIVLVDQDACRGWRMCVTGCPYKKVYFNHKTGKAEKCTLCYPRLEVGLPTVCSETCVGRLRYLGLVLYDADRVTEAAAVEDEHDLLASQRAVFLDPNDPEVIAAARAEGIPEDWITAAQNSPIWDLISRYEIALPLHPEYRTLPMVWYIPPLSPVVDVVTASGNDGEDGRTLFAAISQLRIPLEYLAGLFTAGDTAPVERVLRRLAAMRSYMRDINLGRDADEQTAAAVGMTGTQVQDMYRLLAIAKYEDRYVIPTAHTEIARELDELSCSLDFDGGPGMGGMGLTGGGPFGETSGSPVPVAVENFHVLQSRQTADSAYGPSTPGRVNLLNWDGNGRPPGLFPPGEDATTGGTGAGTGTGGVTPGAPGSLPGGRQDARHDTIPGPERPTGGPAPGPGPGVEPDGGTR; this is encoded by the coding sequence GTGCGGGTGATGGCGCAGATGTCGATGGTGATGAACCTGGACAAGTGCATCGGGTGTCACACGTGCTCGGTCACGTGCAAGCAGGCCTGGACCAACCGCACCGGGGTCGAGTACGTGTGGTTCAACAACGTCGAGACCCGCCCCGGCCTGGGCTACCCCCGCACCTACCAGGACCAGGACCGCTGGCAGGGCGGCTGGGTCCGCACCAAGAAGGGCAAGCTCAAGCTCCGCGCCGGCGGCCGGCTCAAGAAGCTCGCCACGATCTTCTCCAACCCCGTCCTGCCCTCGATCCACGACTACTACGAACCCTGGACCTACGAGTACGACATGCTCCTGTCCGCCCCCCAAGGAGCGCACACCCCCGTCGCGCGGCCGAAGTCGCTGCTCACGGGCAAGGACATGAACATCTCCTGGTCGGCGAACTGGGACGACGACCTCGCCGGGTCCACCGCGACCATGGACCAGGACCCGATCCTGCAACACATGTCCGAGCACGTCGCGACCGAGCTCGACAAGACGTTCATGTTCTACCTGCCCCGCATCTGCGAGCACTGCCTCAACCCCGCCTGCGTCGCGTCCTGCCCGTCCGGGGCCATGTACAAGCGGGCCGAGGACGGCATCGTCCTGGTGGACCAGGACGCCTGCCGGGGTTGGCGCATGTGCGTCACCGGCTGCCCCTACAAGAAGGTCTACTTCAACCACAAGACCGGCAAGGCCGAGAAGTGCACCCTGTGCTACCCCCGCCTCGAGGTCGGCCTGCCCACCGTGTGCTCCGAGACGTGCGTCGGACGCCTGCGCTACCTCGGCCTGGTCCTGTACGACGCCGACCGCGTGACCGAGGCCGCCGCGGTCGAGGACGAGCACGACCTCCTCGCCTCCCAGCGCGCCGTCTTCCTCGACCCGAACGACCCCGAAGTGATCGCCGCCGCCCGCGCCGAGGGCATCCCCGAGGACTGGATCACCGCCGCCCAGAACTCCCCCATCTGGGACCTCATCAGCCGGTACGAGATCGCCCTGCCGCTGCACCCCGAGTACCGCACCCTGCCCATGGTCTGGTACATCCCACCCCTGTCCCCCGTCGTCGACGTCGTCACCGCCTCCGGCAACGACGGCGAGGACGGACGCACCCTGTTCGCCGCCATCTCCCAGCTGCGCATCCCCCTGGAGTACCTCGCCGGACTGTTCACCGCGGGCGACACCGCCCCCGTCGAACGCGTCCTACGCCGCCTCGCCGCCATGCGCTCCTACATGCGCGACATCAACCTCGGCCGCGACGCCGACGAACAGACCGCGGCCGCCGTCGGCATGACCGGCACCCAGGTCCAGGACATGTACCGCCTCCTGGCCATCGCCAAGTACGAAGACCGGTACGTCATCCCCACCGCCCACACCGAGATCGCCCGCGAGCTCGACGAGCTGTCCTGCTCCCTCGACTTCGACGGCGGCCCCGGCATGGGCGGCATGGGCCTCACCGGCGGCGGGCCGTTCGGCGAGACGTCCGGGAGCCCGGTGCCCGTCGCCGTCGAGAACTTCCACGTGCTCCAGTCCCGCCAGACGGCGGACTCCGCGTACGGACCCTCGACACCGGGACGCGTGAACCTCCTCAACTGGGACGGCAACGGCCGCCCGCCGGGGCTCTTCCCACCCGGCGAGGACGCGACGACCGGAGGCACCGGCGCGGGCACGGGGACGGGCGGTGTCACGCCCGGCGCCCCCGGCTCGCTGCCCGGCGGCCGGCAGGACGCGCGGCACGACACGATCCCCGGTCCCGAGCGCCCGACCGGTGGACCCGCACCGGGGCCCGGTCCCGGCGTCGAACCCGACGGGGGCACCCGATGA